GAGATTTTTCTCTATCAGAAAATCATACTTTTTGCAAGTAAAAAGTCTCATTCTTGTCGGAACACTTGAAAAATATCAGTTTTTGATCCTTATTATCCTAAAAATTTTCTTAATTTGTGAATAAGGTTATGGTTCTGTGGGTTTTTAGTTTATGATTTGAAACAGAATCCGGGAGATTTTCGAGTCGAGGAAATTTTCCGTTTCGGCTTTATATAAAAATCGGAAAAATGAACGATATTCCAACTTCATAAATCCGGTTGCTCTTTTGAAAATTTCTAAGGAATCTAAGGTTTTCTATCTCCGAGACTGCAGGTAAGAAGGATCGGCACACGGCAACTCTCAATATTTGTTGTAAAGTCCTAACCACTGATCTCTAGAACGTTCCCACATCCTAAAGTTTTAAGACGGGTTTTCATTAAAAGCTATCTCAAAAATATCTTAGAATCGGCGTTTTAAACAAAGATAAAGTATTTTTGAAATAGCTTCTACAGTTTTCGAATCATTACTCATCTACATAATAGAGTGTCCAAAATTCTCCGTCTAACGCGGGATTTGTGCTCAAATTAAAGATATTCTATTTTATCAGGATCAGTAATAGAGTTGTCGAAAAAATTCAATAGCCGATATGAACAAACTCCTTGGATCGCTATTTCAACGAAACAAAAACAAATGAGAATTAATTTTTCAAAAACTCTAATAGAAAACTTTGTTCTTGTATGCAAGATAAGTTTCGATCGCTAAACGACTTCGGAAGGATCCCAACAAGTTCTGAAATTTTCATTCAAAGAATTCAGAATTTTCATATCTTCTTCGGAAATTTTAAAGTCGAAAACTTTTGAGTTCTCAACAATTCTTTCTTTTTTTGCGGATTTTGGGATCACCACAATCTTTTGCTCAATTGCCCAGCGGATCAAAATCTGCGCCGACGTTTTGTGGTATTTTTTTGCGATTTCTACGATTTTCGGATCTTCGACTTTTTGTCCGTGAGCGAGGGGACTATAAGCCTCGAGTTGAATCTTATGCTTTTTACAATATTCAAATAGATCGGCCTGGTTTAAAAAAGGATGAAACTCCACTTGATTGACTGCGGGAGTGATCTGAGAATTTTTTAATAACTCCGTAAGATGAGAAATCGTGTAGTTACTAACTCCGATCGATTTACAGAGTTTATCGTGATACGCTTTTTCCAATTCTTTCCAAGAATCCATTCTTTGGGAAGTTACCGGAAAATGAATGAGATAAAGATCTATTTGATCGATTCCTAATTTTTCGAGACTGGTTTCAAGAGCTTTTCTTGTTTTGTCCGACCCTTGATCCGCATTCCAAAGTTTTGTAGTGATGAAAATCTCTTTTCTTGAAATTCCACTTTCTCGGATCGCTTTACCTACGTCTTCTTCGTTGGAATAAATTTTCGCAGTATCGATATGGCGATAACCCGCTTCCAAAGCATTTAAGACTGCCTCTCTGCATTCCTTACCGGATTTGGTTTTCCAAACTCCAAGTCCTAAGATGGGCATTGAAAGTCCATTGTTGAGTGTAACTGTTTGGTTTAACACATTTTGCATCGTAGAATTTCCCATGATATTAGGGCGATTCTGAAACTAAACCAAAACTTTTAAAGATAAAAACGACAAAATAATTCTATGATATCGTGAATAAAAGAATATTCTAAAGACTTGGAACTCTTGGCGGATTCTTCGAAAGTGTTGCACTTAGTTTTACTTATCTCTATATAATAGAATGTCTAAAATTCTGCGTCTAAACGTTGTATTTGTGCTCACATTAACGGTACTCTATTTTATAGGGATCAGTGACGAGATTACGTAAATTCATTTTGGATTATCCGAAGAAATCTCCTCGTAAATTCAATTCGATTGAAAGTGCATTATTTTTGTTTTATCTGATATCCTCTATAATTAAAACGAAGTTGTTATTTGCGGTGTTTTTGTTTCCGTCTTCTCATTCCTTTTTTAGTTCTTCAATTTTATATTTTGCATCTTTTTTAGGCTTATCGTATTCGGCTGGCGCGGTATCAATAAATTTCTGATAACTTTCAATCGCTTGCTTTTTATTTCCCATACGAGTATAAATAATTCCTAAATTAAAATATGCTTCTGTAATGGAGTTATCTATATTAACTGTCTTTAGATAGTTTTGAAGAGCTTTTTCATTGTTCTGCTGCTTTTGATGAACGACACCGAGGTTGTAAAAAGCTCTTGCATAAGAGGGATTTCTTTCGGTTGATTGCGTAAAATAAATGATTGCTTGATCTAATTTACCCTCATTCAAATAAGTAACGCCGATATTATTCATATATTCAGGATATTGGGGGTGTAGCTTCGAGGCTTTTTCGAAAAAAGAACGCGCTTGGATAAAATCTCCCTTACTCAGTAAGGCAATACCTTGTTGATTGAATTGAAATGCTTTTGACTGTTCTTCCATTGTCGGTAAGGCGTCTCCAAAGTAATTTGTGGAAATTCCGAAAATAACCACAAAAAGAATAATGAACTTTCTTTGATTCATAAATAATTTTTAATTTTCCTATTTAACCAACACTGTCGGAGGGATATTGATTTTCTAATCAATTTTTCAAAAAAATAATTTTATAAATTTAAGTCTTCTATAAATTTTTCGTTGAAATTTAAAATAAAAGTCGAACCGCAATCCATAGCGCATGAAATATTTTCCCTAAGTTGCAATATTTAACGTGAGCAGGGTCGTAAGAAAGTTTGAGCGAATAAGAAACTAAAGTGTTACTCTAACAGAATCAACCCCACAACGCGCCCCTTAGGAAGCGTTGTGTTGAGTTCCTTCAACGCGCCCCTTAGGAAGCGTTGTGTTGAGTTCCTTCAACGCGCCCCTTAGGAAGCGTTGTGTTGAGTTCCTTCAACGCGCCCCTTAGGAAGCGTTGTGTTGAGTTCCTTCAACGCGCCCCTTAGGAAGCGTTGTGCCTGAGCTCCTTCAACGCGCCCCTTAGGAAGCGTTGTGCCTGAGCTCCTTCAACGCGCCCCTTAGGAAGCGTTGTGCCTGAGCTCCTTCAACGCGCCCCTTAGGAAGCGTTGTGCCTGAGCTCCTTCAACGCGCCCCTTAGGAAGCGTTGTGCCTGAGTTCCTTCAACGCGCCCCTTAGGAAGCGTTGTGCCTGAGTTCCTTCAACGCGCCCCTTAGGAAGCGTTGTGCCTGAGTTCCTTCAACGCGCCCCTTAGGAAGCCATAACCTTACCCACAAGTACTTGGATCCGAAGATAAATCCGTCGGAATTCCGACAAATCCCGTGAAACTTAGTTCCCACCCTTATTTTTGGGTGGGGGTGGAGGCGGAAAGACTCGGGAAATTTTTCTCTATCAGAAAATCATATTTTTTGCAAGTAAAAAGCCTCATTCTTGTCGGAACACTTGAAAAATATCAGTTTTTGATCCTTATTATACCAAAAGCCCTCTTAATTTGTGGGTAAGGTGATGTTAGGAAGCGTTGTGCCTGAGTTTCCCTGATTTTTGGGAGGGGGTGGAAAGACTTCGGAGAATTTTTCTCTATCAGAAAATCATACTTTTTACAAGTACAAAGTATGATTCTTGTCGGAACACTTAAAAAATATCAGTTTTTGATCCTTATGATCCCAAGAGCCTTCTGCATTTGTGGGGTTGGTTACGGCTCTCTGTGGATCGCAACATAATAATCGCTTTCGCATTTGTTATACCGAATTCACGTTATTTAAGATGAAAATTGTAGTTTTGAGTCTTTCTTATAGTAGTAAATCTGAATTTTAGAACAAGTCGTAGGGATTTTTCTTCGCTTTAAACAATTTAAACGTTAAAGTGAATCAATTCTAATTTTCGGGAAAGAATAAAATCGGAGTGAAACGGGATAAAAAGACTTTGAAAAAAAAGTAGGAAAATCCCATTTATCCAATCGCATCTCTTTAATATCCAACATGGGAAAATAACGAACATGAAAAAGATCCGAACTCTCATACAAATACGAAAACTTGGGCCGATTTGTTTTGTCTTCATTCTTCTTGGTTTCAACTTCGGTTTACTGCAAGCCGAAGAGGAACAAGATACAAGATACGTTCTTA
The nucleotide sequence above comes from Leptospira weilii. Encoded proteins:
- a CDS encoding aldo/keto reductase gives rise to the protein MQNVLNQTVTLNNGLSMPILGLGVWKTKSGKECREAVLNALEAGYRHIDTAKIYSNEEDVGKAIRESGISRKEIFITTKLWNADQGSDKTRKALETSLEKLGIDQIDLYLIHFPVTSQRMDSWKELEKAYHDKLCKSIGVSNYTISHLTELLKNSQITPAVNQVEFHPFLNQADLFEYCKKHKIQLEAYSPLAHGQKVEDPKIVEIAKKYHKTSAQILIRWAIEQKIVVIPKSAKKERIVENSKVFDFKISEEDMKILNSLNENFRTCWDPSEVV
- a CDS encoding tetratricopeptide repeat protein is translated as MNQRKFIILFVVIFGISTNYFGDALPTMEEQSKAFQFNQQGIALLSKGDFIQARSFFEKASKLHPQYPEYMNNIGVTYLNEGKLDQAIIYFTQSTERNPSYARAFYNLGVVHQKQQNNEKALQNYLKTVNIDNSITEAYFNLGIIYTRMGNKKQAIESYQKFIDTAPAEYDKPKKDAKYKIEELKKE